The genomic DNA ACCATCAGTAAAAACTGAGAAAggaattgccatatatgttggCGTTGAATTTGGATTTACCATCGCTAAAGATTAGATTGAGAAAGAACTTATTATGGGTTTGGATTGTGATAGGATGTGGTCAAAACTTAGATAGGATTGGTAAAGATTGAGAAACAACTTACCATGAGTCAAGTTTGAGAAAGGGTTTAACATTGGTGGAAGATTGAGAAAAGATTTATCTTTGATGAAGATTGAGACAGAGCTAGTCGAGATTGAAATAGGATTCACCATACAATAGGTGTACACTAAAATAGGATTTACAAATGGTGTAGATCAAGATGGGATTTacaaccaatcaaaaatgaaaaggaTTTAGCATTGGCAAGGATTGGTTTGCAAAAAGAATTCATCATTGTTCAGGACCGAGAAATGATTTGTCAAGGTTGAGATAGGATTTACCATTGGTCAAACTGAATTTGGATCAATGCTGGTTTGAGAAGGTAATTACTATTGGTCATAACTGAGATTAGATTTACCAATGGTCATGATTAAGAAAGGAATTACCCAAGTTCAAGACTGCAAAAGGATTTACCACTGGTCAACTTTTTGGGTTGATTTACGATAGATTTACAGTAACCGGAACTTTTGTCACTCACAGCTTTTCACAGAACATTGTACAATTGTAgtaaatggtatgatctcaaTGCTGATCAAGTGTACATGTAGttgatgtgatttttttccagcTAGTTacaacacagtacacacattgATGTGCAAAAAACGAATAATATACCTGaaagtttttgacaaaagatGTGAAAAATCTGCTTTCATAAGGAACGGTACAATTGTCACTTTGCTATCATCCAAGCCATATTTCAAATTCTAACAACCTAAATTGTTAGGTTGCATAGGTCTCAATTCTAATTCTAAAAACGGCATATCAATGGTGAATGTGCACCTTGAAGCTTTTGGTGTACAAGGATCACTGAGTTGTCTTTCCCCCCAGAGCTCTGAGCAGAAGTGAGTATACAGCAAAAGTGACAGCATTAACAGGGAATCCACGGATACAGTTTATTGTCAGCCCTGTGAAAAACACTCGATATCCACCAGTCTTGTAACTATCCCTGATACAGTGTAATATACTGCGATACTTCTGTTCCTTTACACCATCTGCTTgccatctgcttttcaaaacATCTAGTGGATTGATACAGCCCCATGATGCAGATCCTGCCAGACCCCCAGCAATGAGCAGTGCAACAGTACTGGGGTGGCTCTGTCCTTCTGGTGTCAGTTTCCTACACAACACTTCATAGGCAAGGAAATATACACCAAACGCAGGTATATCTCTGAAAATCATGATGGACAGTCCCCTGTAGCAGCCTGGAATGCCCTCTGTTTTCAAGGTGTCAACTAGACAATGGATTGGTCCTCGGTATCGTGGTACAACTCTCTCCGCACCGGTATATCGTGTACCTGAAATGCAATGATGAATAACAACTACCTTGTATGCTTAAATCACCAACAGGTAGTCATAGTTTATGAGATCTTCACTTTCTAAATTTCACTCCATTGTCAATATAGTGACTTTATACCATGTATCTAACAGACACAGCAACAGTAAATGGATGAGTAAGGGTTAATCTTTTGTTACAGATTTTCTCTTCATGTAATTTATGTTGATATCTTGCAGTAATTTTAGTTTGAGAGAATTTATGACATGTTTGTTGAGGATGTTTCATCCACATTAGTGAGATGATAAAATTCGTCGTGAACTACAGAATGTGTTACTGATTCCGTTGAATGTCACTGCATCTACTGTAGTTCAATAAAAGAGTGAAActgagtgtacatgtacaatgcagCAAGCATGCAAGATGCAGCAAGCATACAAGCATGCAGATGCAATTAAGCAAGCAGGTGTCATGGACTTGCAGATCTTATGCAGCATGCCTGGCACTGTACAGCAAATGCAAAGTCACAACATTCTTGCACACATTTTGTTAACAGCATTTCTATTTCTATCAAGTTCTCTATCTTGATCTGCATAGTGGATATATGCTAGACTGTTTGCAGTTGAAGttaaaaaaatgtctgatatctGATAAGGGAATGTCAGTAGCTGTTTCATGTTGTGATATACTAGTTTTGGATGAACAAAAACAAGTAAATTGATGATGACAGATAATTAAGCGACAAGTAGAAAGAAACCTTGTCCTCTATTTTATTATGCAGAGCGACAGTCACCAGATATACGGTAGGTATTGTGTTGATCATCAAAGTAATCAAATTACCCAGCTGAGTGTCACAGTTTGTCAGGTTCTAAATGCTTGCAATAGCATCTGGGTTAATGTGCGTTAACGTCTGATGATATCGCCACATTAGCTTTATGGCAGATTTAGAAAGAGGTCTGAAAAATGGCATTGCACACACTGCATTTCCGTTTGAACACCCTTTCATAAATATCTTTTTGAGGATAAGTCATGTTAGTCCCTGTGGTTCCtggaaaatatttctttgtcaaaaatgacaaaattcttaaaatttcttaccaaaatactgaaaaatattcttaaaAATATGTTGTTTATCATGGTAATATTGGAACACATTTACAAAGATTTTACAAAGTAATTTTAAATTACTTAAATCTCTATGACAACATCAAAGGAATGGGCATAATAAAGCATAAACTGCTTTTAAATTATTTAGATGAAATTAGGaatatgaaagaaaaaacacTGGAAAATAGATACTACAAATATCATAATAGCATTACTAATAAAACAGCTACATCAGACCACGttatatacaaacaaaatatgaaaacacaCCAACCTCTACCTCTTGagttttaattttcacaacatTTGGATTTTTGTTCCTTcgttttccaaattccattttaATATTTGACGATAATTGAAATTTCAGCGCATGATATTAGTACATCTACACATGTCTTGGTTAACTGTGCACAGGTACTAATGTGTTTACAGTGAATGGGCAGACATACAGAGTGTAACCTGGTACATACCAAACTACATTGTGGCCATGGAAGCGGGAGACTATATGGAAGCTGACAATCCTCAATAGTTCAAATACTCAAGAAAGATTTTGCGTAAATGTTGGAGCCACAAGGATGGCATCAAtgtaaattatttaaattttgaatttctgtcTGACTGAACGAAACAATTAACATATTCACTATGAGCATTCTTTGGTGGCTGCAAACAGTCAGCCTGAATAAATGCATGATTGAATGAATGAGGAACAAATAGTTAGTCAGTGGACAACATTTTACATGCTGTTACAAGGCCTGATAAAATTATTCAGGGAGCTGTGGATAATTGAAACATGCCTATGAGAAGCAAAACTTCAAAATACCATCAACACTTTCAACTGTCAAGAACCTATTTAACCAAAGTCACTGTGTCCAGGGCAAATTTAATTCATAATTTCACTGTTGGATTTCCACACTTCAATAATATTGTTAATGGTAGAGGAAAACACTTGAGGTCAAAGGGTTTTGTTTTCCATCTATTTTTAAATTAATATTCCATGGTCCCTGGGACAGTCATGAACTTGACTGGCTTAGATTTTTGCATGATATCCGCGAAACTACTTAACTGTGGAACACTTTTGTAACCACATGTAGCATGCAGGAGTCAGAAACTGAACCCATAAATACTTAAAGCATGTCATTCTACATACTTGCATCTACCGTATACTGCAACCATGTACGCTTAGCAAAGTATGCGTATGATGAGTAACAATGGTATGAATATCAAATTGAATTATTTAAAACAAGCTTAATAACCCATGCAACATAGAGTTGTTCTTCTACATAGCGGTTTTGCAACAATTTCTCTTGATGGACGTTTATTACTAATTAGCAACCAAGCTTTTCTTAACTGATGATATAGGGTCAAACACATGATATGGCAAAAACCAAATTCatgataattttaatttttcatttcaaataaattgcACAAAAGTGAGAGTCAGAGAGGCTTTGATGGTAAGGTATTAGCTCGATAGTTACCTTTTCCTAGAAGGTATCGGATGATATCAAAAGCGGCAAAATTCCAACGAAAATGTTCGGATCAGACTTATCCCTGTCTTCATCACGGTGTTGAAGATGATAAAATAAATCCGTCTGCATTGATTCATGAAGACCTATAGATTCACTGGAAGACCTTTCAAGCAGTACCCATACTGTCTGCCTGTTATGGTGCACTTACGGAATGCAAGGGACGCGTGAGACTTGCCTTATGTACAGTGATTGACAGTGTGTGTAAGAGTATATGGTTGTGTGTTTTGCTAATAAAAGCTTTTCATAACCAGAAGAAAACTCCACCATGCGATACAGCCACACGAGGTAGTCCAACATCTCTGTAGAGTTGTCAAATTAGTACATTGTCGAATAGTTTTCATTATTATTCCTTTGCCTGACTGATATCATCAGAAGGATTTGTGATTTGGTGCTTCCCCGTGGTTTTATCAAAGTAATCAATGTGCTTACAAGGAAGGATAAAAGCTGATAAAAAATACCAGAGCCTTTATATTGCATTTGAAAAGCCATTTTTGCATATGTAAGAGCTAATCTTTTATGGCAAGATAGCTATATGCAAGTCAACTGTACAGTTCTTTTGGCTGCAAAATCTTTCTTAAATATGTACCTCCCTCACAGTCAAATTCTACTTTGTTGCTGTAAACTTAACAAATGGAGATGGTGATGGCAGAGCTTTCTCAGGTAAGATCAGCTAACTTTGAATGGGTTGCACAATAATCATCATTGTGAAGCTGCATCTTGACTGAATTTTGAATGATCCTGACACAGCTTGTTATGATAGGCATCCCAGTGTGAACAAGGGATTGCAGGATAGAGtacatttaaaggtatacagtcacctgtaatctagaAAACgctcatatatggtcaaaggggcgttcctttgtattcaaaatgcccatgtgagggcgctgtttttaaaaagcggccacccgcttaaaatctgtgattggttagattttctctttccatggtaactgtggcaaaattggaacaggtgacagtatacctttaatatgtaACTGTCACAGGTCACAATTTCTGATACCCTCAAATCCGTGAAGTTATTGACTAAAACTGGTGGTTATTGTTTGTTATCCATCACTACAGATACCGTAACGATAATGTAATATATCACGATTAACCTGAAATATTAGTATGTCAAGGGCAATCAGTGATCATTTAACACTGTTACTAAATTAACTGAATGTCAGGCCACTCAAAAGCTGAAGAGATGCACTCCACAGCTTTCACCTCAACAAACTTTTAGGGAAAAGCCACCAGCTACATCATTGCAGCAAGTATCTCACTAAATCTACACAAAGTTTTGCGTAAAGTTACCAGAAACTTTTGCCCTGCCTGTGTGGGAAAGTATTCTAATTACTGGTAAAAAGTCACACCGCTTGCATTGAGCTGTACAGCTGTTCTAAGACAGGACGCCAAGCCAGGTCGCATCACAAAGCACAAACAAAATATCTAACATTAGCAAAGACACCGTAACTTTAACATTGCTACATGTACTAAAGCTTTGTTACAGCATGGCAACAAAGGAAGAAATACACCTCTGCTTAGGAATAAGGATGTGAAATCTACTGCATTATCATCATGCTATTCCCAACATGGTCAAGAATTCATTTCACATAGTCATAGCAATTTCAACTTATAAAGAGAAATTCCGAGCAAGTTAAATAAGCTTGTATGCAATCAATCTTTGTACTCACAAATCAAATGGTTTTACacacaaaattttggcaaagctCATAAGGCAAGACAGTGCAGTAAAATCCATAGGAGGGTGATATAGAGAACAGATTTCAGGTCATGAAAATGAGGAAGcaatgttatgtatttcaaaagGAATAAGCACATAAAGATCATCTTAAAGCAGTACCGGTATGTCAGCTATAAATGCTTAAAATTGAAGAGAAGCTTATAAGTTATCGACAGATGTACCGTAGTATCTTAGTAATTAATTATATTTGTCTGTTATCAGCATATGAAAAGATGGCTGTTTGATGACAGCAGACGATTCTTGGCCATCCTTGTGCTTTCCTTTCCTGCCTTTTCTCAAATCTTTCTTTCTAGCATGGTCTCTCCACCATCAGTCTGGAAATGGTTGAATTTCTATTCTCCTGGAGCAGGTTGCCAGTAAACAAACTGCTATTACAAGTTGCTAAGCTTGGAAGTTTGAGAATTTGTCTGCTAATCTCCCCAGGgtataaatgtacaaatattcATCAAATTAGTAAGTACAGTACCTGATACTATTGCACCTCTATGAAGAGTAGTGATATATTTCTTATTTCTGCCACATTTGAAACAACAGAAGTCAAATCATTGGCTAATTTTTGACCATAAAAgagaaaaattttgaattttgagctATTTTCTGTACTTGGTATCAATATTAACTTCATTCTCCACTTGAATCAATATACGGTCAGtgcaattttcattctgaaCGAAAATGGCTTTGTCAATAAAactgtttttgatcaaaaactgtggtAAACAACAGAACTGTGGCTCGCCCAGTGCACATGGACTTCAGTTAAAATGTAGAAAGGTACACTGTACTTAAACAAATGGCAAAAAAGGAAAGCAACTTTGGTTGTATTCACTTGGCAAAAAGCGGAGTCAGTTGTCAGCTCTCCACCAGTATCAATTAACTCTCTCACTATAAttgtggtttggcccaaaccttgTGTTATCAATGgggagtgtggacctgtttacagggaatggtTCTAAtctggaataaaaaggacgcaatgcgttctacagactcagtatgtCCAAGAGATCACGTGATGCCAGTACAAACCaacccacatgtgtacaaacacatatggaaatacacattctTGTATGTGCATTCACATGTGtcggtttgtttgtaccgcacgtggtccattcgaattccgggttttaCCTGCTAATTAGGGGGTAAGCAGGTTAAAACTAAAAGCGACGCAGTTGTTTGCCAGCAGATGCTGTCGGACATAAGACAGAATACCACTTGATGGATAGATATGACtctttaaaatgtaaatgatgaaaaGCAGTAACAATCTCTGATAAGTAATTTCTCAGTTTACCTCCACCAATGACAGTAATTCATTATGAGTGGAATTCCAATTGAAATGTGGTaagaatttcaaagctgttacaaATCCTGGAAATGCTTGTACATGTAGATGGACATTAATGGTGACTGATTCTGTATTTCATTTCCTAATGACATCAGTCCATATGTAAGTTCAGCAGAAGGGATATAATGTGCACCTATTACCGTTGACAGTGGCTATTTTCCAGACCAGAGGTGG from Ptychodera flava strain L36383 chromosome 12, AS_Pfla_20210202, whole genome shotgun sequence includes the following:
- the LOC139145109 gene encoding solute carrier family 25 member 45-like isoform X3, with the protein product MVFLWADFIAGLVGGGAGVVVGHPLDTIKVRLQAQSLGAVQYKGIFDCIYKTLKHESVFGFYKGMGFPLATICIQNAVIFGVYGNTLHRLKAWRNDSKPATNTDIFISGCVAGFVQLSIACPVELVKIRLQMQTHGRGTRYTGAERVVPRYRGPIHCLVDTLKTEGIPGCYRGLSIMIFRDIPAFGVYFLAYEVLCRKLTPEGQSHPSTVALLIAGGLAGSASWGCINPLDVLKSRWQADGVKEQKYRSILHCIRDSYKTGGYRVFFTGLTINCIRGFPVNAVTFAVYSLLLRALGGKTTQ